The following proteins come from a genomic window of Gossypium raimondii isolate GPD5lz chromosome 5, ASM2569854v1, whole genome shotgun sequence:
- the LOC105770206 gene encoding uncharacterized protein LOC105770206 yields the protein MDGGDGTVRLGALNLKAGRGLDLDPDVSVSSPVTRQKAAAAKQFIENHYKNYLQGLQERKERRRTLQRRAEEAQISSEEQEEMMRNLERRETEYMRLQRRKIGIDDFEQLTVIGKGAFGEVRLCRAKSTGEIFAMKKLKKSEMLSRGQVEHVRSERNLLAEVDSRCIVKMFYSFQDSDFLYLIMEYLPGGDIMTLLMREDILSEDVARFYVAESILAIHSIHQHNYIHRDIKPDNLILDRNGHLKLSDFGLCKPLDGKYSTILLEDEDLTSMESTNEAEVQSRSERAPWLMPKEQLQQWKRNRRALAYSTVGTLDYMAPEVLLKKGYGMECDWWSLGAIMYEMLIGYPPFCSDDPRITCRKIINWRTCLKFPEEPKISAEAKDLICHLLCDVETRLGTRGVEELKVHPWFEGVQWEKLYEVEAAYKPTVTGDLDTQNFEKFPEIDIPPSAIPQVGPWRKMLTSKDTNFIGFTFKKSDIAKSLESTGTDRTASGPSKAPSLISLLGQIDLQETVIPEGEQNAETGGNLNQTEHSLSV from the exons ATGGACGGTGGAGATGGGACGGTGAGATTAGGAGCTTTGAATTTGAAAGCGGGTCGAGGCTTAGATTTGGATCCAGATGTCTCCGTTTCTTCGCCGGTAACCAGGCAAAAAGCTGCCGCCGCCAAACAATTTATAGAGAATCATTACAAGAACTATTTGCAAGGATTGCAAGAACGTAAAGAAAG ACGGCGAACACTGCAAAGGAGAGCTGAGGAAGCTCAGATTTCAAGCGAGGAACAAGAAGAGATGATGAGGAATTTGGAAAGGAGAGAAACTGAATACATGAGGCTACAAAGACGTAAAATCGGAATTGATGATTTCGAACAATTAACTGTAATTGGAAAAGGTGCATTTGGAGAG GTTAGATTATGTCGTGCTAAAAGTACGGGAGAGATTTTTGCCATGAAgaagttaaagaaatcagaaaTGCTTAGTCGTGGACAG GTTGAGCATGTTCGTTCCGAGAGAAACTTACTTGCTGAGGTTGATAGCCGGTGCATTGTAAAGATGTTCTATTCTTTTCAAGATTCTGATTTCTTATACCTTATTATGGAGTATTTGCCTGGTGGTGACATCATGACACTATTGATGAGAGAAGATATTCTATCTGAAGACGTTGCACGTTTCTATGTAGCAGAGAGCATTTTGGCTATTCATTCAATTCACCAACACAACTATATTCATAG GGACATTAAACCGGACAACCTGATTCTAGATAGGAATGGGCATTTGAAGCTTTCGGATTTTGGCTTGTGTAAACCTCTAGATGGAAAATATTCAACAATATTGTTGGAGGATGAAGATTTAACTTCTATGGAATCTACTAATGAAGCTGAGGTCCAGTCGCGCTCTGAAAGAGCCCCTTGGTTGATGCCAAAAGAACAGCTACAACAATGGAAACGAAATCGCCGTGCGTTG GCTTATTCAACTGTTGGAACTCTTGATTACATGGCTCCTGAAGTTCTTTTAAAGAAGGGTTATGGTATGGAGTGTGATTGGTGGTCTCTAGGGGCAATCATGTATGAGATGCTCATCGGCTATCCTCCATTTTGTTCTGATGATCCTCGGATAACATGCCGCAAG ATAATCAATTGGAGAACCTGTTTGAAATTCCCTGAGGAACCAAAAATATCTGCCGAGGCTAAGGATTTAATTTGTCACCTGCTCTGTGATGTTGAAACACGCCTGGGCACCAGAGGAGTAGAAGAACTGAAG GTGCATCCCTGGTTCGAAGGTGTTCAATGGGAAAAACTTTATGAAGTTGAAGCTGCATATAAGCCAACAGTCACTGGAGACTTGGACACTCAAAATTTTGAGAAGTTCCCTGAA ATTGATATCCCTCCCTCCGCAATACCACAAGTGGGACCTTGGAGGAAG ATGTTGACATCAAAAGATACCAATTTCATAGGATTTACTTTTAAGAAATCAGATATCGCTAAATCACTTGAAAGTACAG GTACTGACAGGACAGCCAGCGGCCCTTCAAAAGCCCCATCTCTTATTTCCTTGCTAG GTCAGATTGATCTTCAAGAAACAGTGATACCAGAGGGTGAACAAAATGCAGAAACAGGAGGAAACTTGAATCAGACAGAACATAGTCTGTCTGTGTGA
- the LOC105769216 gene encoding LOW QUALITY PROTEIN: protein WEAK CHLOROPLAST MOVEMENT UNDER BLUE LIGHT 1 (The sequence of the model RefSeq protein was modified relative to this genomic sequence to represent the inferred CDS: inserted 1 base in 1 codon): MENVKAEEMPRSESVSSPVDMDHISGEGQAISISNGTKQPESHLLVTDSSKSASLQNASGDPVRGQEASRTESAASTSSVKIEQTETDHQGRLMEDIKTGGIHDGSDEHPSQNTGSNPKVGDSRNDHLEPAKTAVGSIHGVSDGQQSQETNSVVSSSLVNNDNGVILPSVSTNQSETSELTLPLSDIGTIAVGSSPDTSIGSPLDSSHVLLDGVISSSPKVNDSKAGDAKNEDNVYEINDLTLPHQKIISSAESPKYIGPSRKKQIDLNRGLIDTAAPFESVKEAVSKFGGIVDWKAHRMQTLERRKLVEQEFVKVQEEMPEYKKRSEDAEEAKMKVLKELDSTKRLIEELKLNLERAQTEENQAKQDSELAKLRVEEMEQGIADEASVAAKTQLEVAKARHAAAVSELKSVKEELETLKKEYASLMNDRDIAIKKAEEAVSASKEVDKTVEELTIELIATKESLESAHAAHLEAEEKRIGAAMARDQDTHHWEKELKQVEEELQRLNQQIHSAKDLKSKLDTASALLLDLKAELASYMESTLKEETDGHHNTESQASETRTHTDAQASVASLKKELEDVKVNIEKATAEVDCLKVAAISLKSELDKEKSDLANTKQREGMASIAVASLEAELEKTRSEIAVVQMKEKEAREKMVELPKQLQQAAQVADEAKSLAEMAREDLRKAKEEAAQAKAGASTMESRLLAAQKEIEAARASEKLALAAIKALQESESAKSIDNVDSPAGVTLSLEEYYDLSKRANEAEEQANMRVAAAISQIEVAKQSESRSLGKLEEVTREMAERKQALKXAMEKAEKAKEGKLGIEQELRRWRAEHEQRRKATELNHGENPPRASSEGKKETKNFEPVPAAPTLADTLASPKAYDHGSTTETESSPEPKVVKKKKKSLFPKILMFLSRKKSSSSKSHVSSQ; the protein is encoded by the exons atggAGAATGTAAAAGCAGAAGAGATGCCTCGTTCAGAATCTGTTTCGTCGCCTGTAGATATGGACCACATTTCTGGTGAAGGTCAAGCAATTTCGATTAGTAATGGGACAAAGCAACCTGAAAGTCATTTGTTGGTAACAGACAGTTCTAAATCAGCCTCTTTACAAAATGCTTCCGGTGATCCAGTTAGAGGACAAGAAGCCAGTAGAACAGAAAGTGCAGCTTCAACTTCGTcagttaaaattgaacaaactGAGACAGATCATCAGGGTAGACTGATGGAAGATATTAAGACTGGGGGAATACATGATGGTTCTGATGAACATCCCTCTCAAAATACTGGTTCCAATCCAAAGGTTGGAGATTCCAGAAATGACCATTTAGAACCAGCCAAAACTGCTGTTGGATCTATTCATGGTGTTTCTGATGGACAACAATCTCAAGAAACCAATTCTGTTGTCAGTTCTTCTCTTGTTAATAATGACAATGGCGTGATTTTACCTTCTGTTTCTACCAATCAATCAGAAACTAGTGAGCTTACCTTGCCCCTTTCCGATATTGGTACCATTGCTGTTGGGTCCTCACCAGATACTTCTATTGGATCCCCTCTTGATAGTTCTCATGTTCTGCTTGATGGCGTTATTTCATCCTCTCCCAAGGTCAATGACTCTAAGGCAGGAGATGCTAAAAATGAGGATAATGTATACGAAATCAATGATCTTACCCTGCCTCATCAAAAGATTATCAGTTCTGCTGAATCCCCAAAATATATTGGCCCTTCACGTAAAAagcaaattgatttaaatagaGGTCTCATTGATACAGCTGCAccttttgaatctgttaaagaAGCTGTTTCTAAGTTCGGAGGAATTGTTGATTGGAAAGCTCATAGAATGCAAACTTTGGAG AGACGCAAGCTTGTGGAACAAGAGTTTGTAAAAGTACAGGAAGAGATGCCTGAATATAAAAAACGGTCAGAGGATGCTGAAGAGGCAAAAATGAAAGTATTAAAGGAGCTCGATAGCACAAAGAGACTAATAGAAGAGCTCAAGCTAAACCTGGAGAGAGCACAAACTGAAGAAAATCAGGCAAAACAAGACTCTGAACTAGCCAAGCTTAGGGTGGAGGAGATGGAACAAGGGATTGCTGATGAGGCTAGTGTTGCAGCAAAGACACAGCTTGAGGTTGCTAAAGCCAGGCATGCAGCTGCAGTTTCGGAACTGAAATCCGTTAAAGAAGAGTTGGAAACATTAAAAAAGGAATATGCTTCTTTGATGAATGACAGAGATATTGCCATTAAGAAAGCTGAAGAGGCTGTTTCTGCTTCAAAGGAGGTTGACAAGACAGTGGAAGAATTGACTATTGAGCTGATTGCCACAAAGGAGTCCTTAGAGTCCGCACATGCTGCCCATTTAGAAGCAGAAGAGAAAAGGATTGGAGCAGCAATGGCCCGAGACCAAGATACTCACCATTGGGAAAAGGAACTAAAACAGGTTGAAGAGGAGCTCCAAAGACTCAATCAGCAAATTCATTCAGCCAAGGATCTAAAATCAAAGCTAGACACTGCTTCAGCCCTGCTACTTGATTTAAAAGCTGAGTTAGCTTCTTATATGGAATCTACACTTAAGGAGGAAACTGATGGACACCACAATACTGAGTCACAGGCATCAGAGACAAGAACTCACACTGATGCACAAGCTTCCGTTGCTTCATTAAAGAAGGAACTTGAAGACGTGAAGGTCAATATAGAAAAAGCAACTGCAGAAGTGGATTGTTTGAAGGTGGCTgctatttcattaaaatcagaGCTTGACAAGGAAAAATCTGATCTTGCGAACACTAAGCAGAGAGAAGGCATGGCTTCAATTGCAGTTGCTTCTTTGGAAGCTGAGCTGGAGAAGACTCGATCAGAAATAGCAGTAGTCCAGATGAAGGAAAAAGAGGCCAGAGAAAAAATGGTGGAGCTCCCCAAACAACTGCAGCAGGCAGCACAAGTGGCTGATGAGGCCAAGTCACTTGCTGAAATGGCTCGTGAAGATCTGCGCAAAGCAAAAGAAGAAGCAGCGCAAGCAAAGGCTGGAGCAAGTACCATGGAGAGTCGATTACTTGCAGCTCAAAAAGAGATAGAGGCTGCCCGGGCTTCAGAGAAGTTAGCTTTAGCTGCAATCAAAGCGTTGCAAGAGAGCGAATCGGCTAAAAGCATTGATAATGTTGACTCACCAGCTGGTGTAACACTTTCCTTAGAGGAGTATTATGATCTTAGTAAACGTGCAAATGAGGCAGAGGAGCAGGCCAACATGAGGGTTGCAGCAGCTATTTCTCAAATTGAGGTAGCTAAGCAATCTGAGTCAAGAAGCTTGGGTAAGCTGGAAGAAGTGACCCGAGAGATGGCTGAAAGAAAGCAAGCACTAA TTGCTATGGAGAAGGCTGAGAAGGCCAAGGAAGGGAAGTTAGGTATTGAGCAGGAATTGAGAAGGTGGAGGGCTGAACATGAGCAGCGGCGTAAGGCTACTGAATTGAATCATGGAGAAAACCCTCCAAGGGCAAGCTCtgagggaaagaaagaaacaaagaactTTGAACCTGTACCTGCTGCTCCTACTCTGGCCGATACCCTAGCAAGCCCAAAGGCATATGATCACGGGAGCACCACAGAAACTGAATCATCCCCGGAACCGAAggttgtaaagaaaaagaaaaagtcattGTTCCCgaagattttaatgtttttgtccAGGAAGAAGTCAAGTTCATCCAAGTCCCACGTAAGTAGTCAATGA
- the LOC105769221 gene encoding cold-regulated protein 27 isoform X2: MEGINRIEPRRSLEASPSQLTSSSVVAESTSTEWTDEKHSLYLNSMEASFINQLYDSVNLVGWNSQKEKLERPKSSRQIHCTSSGQFKVLRGGCWKKINFERPGFQPNKTNGSRSFVGSPWIQQFRSGSKSCVLASSSLQGNASTREVSDQNFVDEEKGEKASNENVAPRS, translated from the exons ATGGAGGGTATCAACAGAATTGAGCCTCGGAGGAGTCTAGAGGCGTCTCCCTCTCAGTTGACTAGT AGTTCTGTGGTGGCAGAGTCTACCTCTACTGAATGGACGGATGAAAAGCACAGTTTATACCTTAATTCCATGGAAGCGTCATTTATTAACCAGTTATATGATTCTGTGAATCTTGTTGGCTGGAACTCACAAAAGGAGAAATTGGAAAGACCAAAATCATCAAGGCAAATACACTGTACCTCTTCTGGCCAG TTTAAAGTTCTTCGAGGTGGTTGCTGGAAGAAGATCAATTTCGAAAGACCTGGATTTCAACCTAATAAAACTAATGGCTCTCGTTCTTTTGTGGGAAGCCCTTGGATCCAGCAGTTCAGATCTGGATCTAAGTCATGTGTCTTAGCCTCCTCTAGTCTTCAAGGCAATGCTTCAACCAGAg AGGTGTCTGATCAGAACTTCGTAGATGAGGAAAAAGGTGAAAAGGCTAGCAATGAGAATGTAGCTCCAAGAAGCTGA
- the LOC105769221 gene encoding cold-regulated protein 27 isoform X1 — MEGINRIEPRRSLEASPSQLTSSSVVAESTSTEWTDEKHSLYLNSMEASFINQLYDSVNLVGWNSQKEKLERPKSSRQIHCTSSGQFKVLRGGCWKKINFERPGFQPNKTNGSRSFVGSPWIQQFRSGSKSCVLASSSLQGNASTRELWLEFLFAEVSDQNFVDEEKGEKASNENVAPRS, encoded by the exons ATGGAGGGTATCAACAGAATTGAGCCTCGGAGGAGTCTAGAGGCGTCTCCCTCTCAGTTGACTAGT AGTTCTGTGGTGGCAGAGTCTACCTCTACTGAATGGACGGATGAAAAGCACAGTTTATACCTTAATTCCATGGAAGCGTCATTTATTAACCAGTTATATGATTCTGTGAATCTTGTTGGCTGGAACTCACAAAAGGAGAAATTGGAAAGACCAAAATCATCAAGGCAAATACACTGTACCTCTTCTGGCCAG TTTAAAGTTCTTCGAGGTGGTTGCTGGAAGAAGATCAATTTCGAAAGACCTGGATTTCAACCTAATAAAACTAATGGCTCTCGTTCTTTTGTGGGAAGCCCTTGGATCCAGCAGTTCAGATCTGGATCTAAGTCATGTGTCTTAGCCTCCTCTAGTCTTCAAGGCAATGCTTCAACCAGAg AACTTTGGCTGGAGTTTTTGTTTGCAGAGGTGTCTGATCAGAACTTCGTAGATGAGGAAAAAGGTGAAAAGGCTAGCAATGAGAATGTAGCTCCAAGAAGCTGA
- the LOC105769219 gene encoding uncharacterized protein LOC105769219 produces MPPFLSTSKAVGSVISRRNVINQFVRHAKNGGRTGNFDQIRWVTSISGIQMPPVHPLLGSRKVDSVVPLNYFFNHYTLQRRQFLGCGDGEEGGVLSKVYEERIVMGYSPEQLFDVVAAVDLYHGFVPWCQRSDVIKHYPDGSFDAELEIGFKFLVESYVSHVELSRPKFVKSTASQSSLFDHLINIWEFNPGPVPGSCSLYFLVDFKFQSPLYRQVASMFFKEVVSRMISSFSERCRLIYGPGVPVLENSYGERT; encoded by the exons ATGCCGCCATTTTTATCGACCTCAAAGGCGGTCGGGTCGGTAATATCCCGTAGAAATGTGATTAACCAGTTTGTTAGGCACGCAAAGAACGGAGGGCGGACCGGGAACTTCGATCAAATCCGATGGGTTACTAGTATTTCCGGTATCCAAATGCCGCCGGTTCACCCGTTACTTGGTTCTCGCAAGGTGGATTCCGTTGTTCcattaaactattttttcaaTCATTATACTCTCCAAAGGAGACAATTTTTAGGCTGTGGTGACGGCGAAGAAGGCGGTGTTTTATCTAAAGTTTACGAGGAAAGGATCGTCAtggg GTATTCGCCAGAACAATTATTTGATGTGGTCGCAGCTGTTGATTTGTATCACGGATTTGTTCCTTGGTGTCAGCGGTCTGACGTAATTAAACACTATCCAGATGGATCGTTTGATGCTGAATTAGAGATTGGTTTTAAGTTTCTGGTTGAGAGTTATGTTTCTCATGTAGAATTAAGCAGGCCAAAGTTTGTAAAG TCAACTGCATCACAAAGTAGCCTTTTCGATCATTTGATAAACATTTGGGAATTCAATCCTGGACCAGTCCCAGGAAGTTGCAGCCTTTACTTTCTTGTGGACTTTAAGTTCCAGTCACCACTCTATCGGCAG GTGGCATCCATGTTTTTTAAGGAAGTGGTGTCCCGAATGATCAGCTCATTCAGTGAACGTTGCCGATTGATTTATGGGCCAGGGGTTCCAGTCCTTGAGAACTCTTATGGAGAAAGGACATAA